tccccacccccagggcagcAGAGATGAGTGACCCAGCCCTCCTTCCTCCTGCAGGTGGCTGGCATTTGAGCGCAGGGCCTTCCGCGGGGAGCAGTACGTCCTGGAGAAGGGGGACTACCCTCGCTGGGATGCCTGGTCCAACAGTCACCACAGCGACAGCCTCCTGTCCCTCCGGCCCCTGCACATTGTGAGTACAGCCACTGGAAGCCGGACACGCCGGGCTCGGCTGGCATGGACCTGGCCTGGGTAGAGCCCTCGTTATTTCTGATCTGAGTGGTTTTGGGGGGACAAGAAGTGGGCTACTGAATGGGCACTGAGCTGCGGGTCAGGAGGCCAGGATTCATATCTTGCCTTAGCCAGCAGGTCACTGGCATGTCCCTCTGTAGCCTTATTAAAATCGGGAGCCACGTGGTCCAGTCGAACCCATAGAGCCCAGTAAATAGCTTCAGAAAGTAACTGCAAATCAGCTCAAGTCCTTCCGCTGTGTTTCTCCAACACCTGAAAGAGACCCGGTGCCTGATGGCTCTTCCCTCCCACCTGCTGACTCAGGCCAGCGGCTAGTCCCGCCCTTCCTCCTGCTCACAATGACTGATGCTCCTtggaggagggatgggaggagAAAGGCCAGGTAGACCGACTCAGAATCTGCTTTCATAAAGCGGGGATGTTTCTACATGAGTGAGTCTGGTTTCCTGCCTCCTTCTCTGTGCCTCGGTGTCCCTACCTGCTAAATGACAAGGTTTATCCAGACCTGAAAGCCTCCTCTCTCGGTTTCACGGCTCTCTGGCTCTGGAAGTCCTAAGAAGACCAGCTCTGGGGGTGGGCGTTACTCTGCGGTGCCTTGAGCCTTTGCTGGAGCCTCCTGGGCCCTCTGTCCTGGGCATGGGAGCAGCCAGTTCATCCCGTGGTCTTGCCCCCAGGATGGCCCGGATCACAAACTGCATCTCTTTGAGAACCCAGCTTTCGGCGGCCGCAAGATGGAGATAGTGGACGATGACGTGCCCAGCCTCTGGGCTCACGGCTTCCAGGACCGTGTGGCGAGCGTCCGGGCCATCAACGGGACGTAAGGGACCCTGCCCCACCCTTGCCCTGCCCTGTCCTCCAGTTCCCATGCCTTGGGCTCCAAACGGAATCTCTGTTCATGGTTTAATACATAGCTGGCATTTCCAGCTCCCCCCGGGTCTGAAGGCCCTTCATTCGAGTCAGGGCCCCTGTAGCAGCCCTGCTCAAAGCCCCCATGATTTGAATGTTCACCTGCTTGGATTCCTGTACCATTGGATTTCCAGGAAGCCTCGACTTAgagacagttttgtttttttttaaaccaagtgaAATCTGAACTCCCCTAGACCTTGGAGTTCAGATATGTTTTTCcccttttcacagtctttgtccTTCTCACCAGGAGACCCAGCATGTATGTAGGGGTGGCTCAAGTGGTACATAGGAGAACAGGCTCTTTTCCTCGCTCCTTCTAGGCTTAATATCTCTGTGAATGCAATCTTAGGGTCACTCTCCCTTTGTCTAGGCAACTACATCTCACTTGTGGGCTTGTAACCTGGGGTTGGGCCTTGAGAGGTGCCACCTCTTCCTGATAATACTGTATTCAGCAACTTTTCACTGAGCGTCTGCTGTGTGTAGGGTACGGGGGCAATAAGAACTACACAAGTCCCATAATTCATCCCTTGGTAAATTCACAGTTTAATAGGGAAACAGACCAGGAAACAGCTATTCACAATTCGTAGCGATCAGAACTGTGATGGGGGACATGCAGGGGCTCTGGGGGTCCTGATGAGGTACTTGGTTTAGCCTGGGGCAATCAGGAAGGGCTTTCTGGAGGAGGAGATGTCCAAATTGATATGTAAATGTTGCTGTGAGAGAGGGAATGAAATGAGGATGAGGCAAGgaacagcattccaggcagaaggaacagcaggtGTAAAGGCTCAGAGACATGTGAGTTCAGAGAGAGGCTGAGACGGGCTGGAGTGTGGGGTATGAAGGAGGAATGAGAGGCAAGGCTAGAGTCTCGTTTGTGAGCAGGGCTAGGAGTTTGCATTCATCCCCAGGGCACTGGGAAGCCAAGGAAGGATtcgcccaggtggagagcaggctCAGGGGCTGGTTTTCAAAGACTGGGTCTGGCTGGGAGGCGAGAGCCCGGAGGCTTCTCACGATGACCTCGCCTCCCTGCAGGTGGGTTGGCTACGAGTTCCCGGGCTACCGCGGGCGCCAGTACGTGTTCGAGCGGGGCGAGTACCGCCACTGGAACGAGTGGGACGCGAACCAGCCGCAGCTGCAGTCCGTGCGCCGCATCCGCGACCAGAAGTGGCACAAGCGAGGCGTGTTCCTCAGCAGCTGAAGGGCGCCCGGGCCCCAGTGGCCCAGGCCCGCACCGGGGGGCAGCAAAGGCAAGAAGAGGAGGCTCCAGGGCCGGGGTGAGGGCCTGCCGGGCCACCCTTCCCCCGAATCTGCTCAATAAAGCCTGGGGCCGGCCCCCCACCTGCCATGCTCCTCCGTGTCACTACATGAGGGGGCGGGCCCGGGGTGGAGCCGGGGAGGGGCAGGGCGAGGGAGGCTGCGGGGGAAGGTTCTGAGCGCCCCACGGGACGGCTGGGAGCTGTGCTCCCACTCCAAGCCCCCGGTTCTCATCACCTGAGCCCTGATATCGGGTCTGTCCGCCTGTGTCTCCATCTGGCAGTCTGTCCATCCGTCCATCCTTCCAGTcttctttctgtatttctctgttttcttctgtcCATTGGTTTATCCATCCTTCCTTTACCCGCTCATCTGTCTTTCCGTTCCTGCGgttcttccttccctccatccttccatccgctattcattcatccattgatccatccacccctccctccatccatccatccatgcagcCACCCTTGCGGCCACCCTCTCACCCACTAACCCATCCATCCTTCTCCTTGCCCATCCACCTCTCCATCATCCCCGCTccgtctctctgtctgtctctgttttctttaaCATATTCGACAAATGCCAGGCCCTGTTCAAGGCCTGAGGTCACAGCAGAGAACCGAACAAAAGTCCCGCCCTCATGGAGCTCACCTTCTATGAGAGAGCCCGAACATAAGTGAGCAAGTTTGACCATAACGTCAGGAGGTGGCCAAGGTTAAGGAGAAGAAAGCGGGATTCAAGGATGCAGGGTGATGGGGTGGTGGTCAGGGAACTCcactctgaggaggtgacatttgagctcaGACCTAAGTGAGCTGGGGGAACATTCCGGGTGGAAGGAGAACAGGCTTTGCAGCCGAGGGTGGGAGACACAGCAATGTTGCTCCAACACAGCAGTGGGAGGCCAGTGGGTCTGGAATGTGTCACCTGAGAGATTGGGAGGGGTCAGAGAGGGCGTTAAGGTTGGCGTGTAGGGCTCTACCGACCCTGGCAAACTCTGACTCTTCTCCAGGAGGTGGGAGCCACGGAGAGTTTGAACGAGCCGAGTTTGAATAGTCTGCCTTTAGGTTTAACAGGACCGCTCTGGCTGGGGCCCAGAACACAGACAGTGGGGCTGAGGGGAGGCAGGGGGACGGGTCGGGAGGCTCCTGCAGAGATCGGGGTGAGCTGAGATGACGTGGTGCCCCGACCGTCTCTCTTCCACGCTCAGTGGCTGCCCCCTGCCCTTCTGCAGCCTCAGATTGACAGctgagcccccaccccacccccgactcCTGACCAtcactgctctgagcctcagtggcttcatccagcccaagaGGGTTGCCAAGCAGAGCCCGGTACACAAATGAGTCTCCTCTGACCTCCCTCCCCCCGTGGGAAGAGGAGGGACTGTCTGGTCGGACAGGTGCCAGCTGGCTTCCTGGGGACcagtccccacccctcccacttcCAGAAGTCCCCCCGACTTGGCTCCCCTGTGGCACCCAGagcccctccctgccacccccagccTCCGCATGGCCGAGGCAGCTGCTGTGGGGGAGGCCCTTGGGGCCCCAGGAAGACATGAAAGACAGGGCAATTTATTCAGCTCCTTCAGCCTGCCTGTTGAAAAGAAACGCACAGCAGAGAAGTCACCTcgaattatttttttcaaaagatataaatacaataaatcttatttgtttatttttggctgtgctgggcctccgttgccgcatgggcttttctctagctgtcaACAGTGGGATCACCCTCGTGCTGCGGCGCTGGGCTCCTCATTGTGCTGGCTCCTcgcttgcagagcacaggctccagggtgttcGGGCGTCAGTAGCAGCGGCGTGCAGGCTCAGTCGTGGGGCACACGGGCACACAGTcgtgtggcatgcaggcttagttgcagcagcatgggggatctttctgaaccaggggttgaacccaggtcttctgcattggcaggctgattctttaccaccgagcgaccagggaagccccctcaaatGGACTTTTTACTTTGGTTCAATCCTCTTAAAGGCCCAAGAAGCACAGGAAGGGACAGCCAACTGCCGAGGTCACACAGcccggcgggctgcagtgctGGGATTTGACCCCAGGCTGCATAACTCCAAAAGGCTGCTCTTAATTCCAACCTAGACTCAAATTCCAGTCGGTGCAGGGGCAGGGCCTAAACGGAATAGCAAAACAAGAGCATCCCTCAGTGAGAAAAGGTCAAGGTTCAGAACCAGGAAATCATTTAGCTTAATTGAGAGACCTCGTAGACTAGTGGTTAGAGGCACGGTGACCCAGATGGGCCTCGGATCCACATCACTTAGTTCCTTCTGAGGCTCCATCATCTACTGTGTGCCtatgggcaagtcacttaacctctctgtgcctccgtcACCTCGTCTGTAACGTGAAGTTAATAACACTATCTATCTAGGTTGCTTTGAGTACCTGCATAAGTTTAATTTGCAGAGAGGGATGAGAACGGTAGATAAACTATGGGCTCCAAAAATATTCACCCTCTTCCTTCGCATCTTTAAAAATGATGAGCCTAGAGATGGGCTCTGTGGTTGTACGATCCAGAGAGGAGGCTCGGTGACTCAGTGACAGGGGTTCATCCCAAGGACGGCAGGGCAAGCAAGAGAATAAGGCAACCAGGCTCCATGGCCAAGCTTGGGAAATCCAAGCTGTGGCAAGACTTCATGGGGAGAACGGGACCTGGGAGCAAGTAGGACTCATGGAGACGGGACCGGACTGTAACCCCAGGACTCCCGGGAGCTGAAGCAGACTGTGCGGGCTTCCTTCTTCTGTAGGTCCACCAGGAGCAAGCCTCAACGAAGGCACTCCCCAAGCCAGGTTCTCTGGGGGGCCTCCTGCCAATTCCTGCTGCCAGTTTTTACCCTGGATGTCATTAATCTGCCCCTGGATGGTGTGTGGATCTCCATAGCCCTAGAACTTGCAGTGGTGGTATGTGAGGGCCACTTCCAGCTGCCAGCCTCTGCATGCCTGTGTGCCCAGGGGCAGCTGGAATTCTGGCGAATTAACACCTACCAGGAGCAGCCCTCATCCAACAGCTAACAGGAACTCGTGTGTAAATACCCCAGTGGGAACTTGACCAAGCATTCCTCCCCGTTTTGGAAAAATCACGAGGCCCACAGTGATGTTGCCTGCAGTGTGTGGATCACCAATAAATCACCACTGGGCCAATTTGCATGTCTGGCTGTATTATGTTCAAAAAGATTCTTCCTGGGCATATGAAACTGTCAAACACACATTCGGTTTTATTACCTTCCTATCCAAACTTGTCCATTGTAAGAAGCACAAATACCTAACTCTGTTTATATCAttcttgtatgctgctgctgctgcgtcacttcagtcgtgtccgactctgtgcaaccccatagacggcagcccaccaggctcccccatccctgggattctccagacaagaatactggagtgggttgccatttctttctccaatgcatgaaagtgaaaagcgaaagtgaagtcgctcagtcgtgcccgactcttagcgacccaaggactgcagcctaccaggttcctctgtccatgggattttccaggcaagagtactggagtggggtgtcgttgccttctctgatcatTCCTGTATAGCTGTGTCCAAATCTATTTCTATTGAAGTACAAATAattatgtttccttttatttattcctttatagTTAGAATATCTTATTATTAATTCATTCTGAAAGTTATGTACATATGTGAGTTatagtttcaattttatttaaagagaTGAATGGACTGTCACAAAATAATTGTCATGAGAAGGGAGTGTTGGTGCTGAAAGAGGGGACGAGTTCTCTTGACGTAGGTAGCCTCTGAGGCTCCTTCTGGCTTTGGTTCCTTTTATATCTAAGGATCAAACTGTGTTTGGGGACACCAGATCCTCTCCCCTTTGTAGCAACAAAAAGGTGATTTGAACTAAAAATAcagttgtcatatgatccagcaatctcactcctgggcatatatccagacaaaactgtaattccgagagatacatgcaccccagtgtccaCAGCAGCGCTATGACTAGTCAAGGCACGGAACCAACCTAAacatccatcgacagatgaacggataaagaagagaGGTGCGTATATGCAATGGAGTGCTACTTAGCCGTAAAAAGGAATGAGATGATGCTATCTGCCGCAACATGAGTGCAACTGGAACTAACTGGAGTtctccaggaagaagaaagacaaacactacaTGATATCACACACACGTGGACTCTCTGAATGACACAAAGGAGTCTGTTTACAAAACAGACCCACGGACGTACAAAGCAGACTTGTAGTTGCCGAGGGGGCAGGGCTTGAGGGAGGgctggagtgggaggttggggttggCAGATGTATGTTTTTTATCTGTAGaacggataaacaacaaggccctgctGTTAGTACAGAGCTGTAACCCATGGCCTGTgttaaccataatggaaaagaatattttaaaaaagaaaatatataatatgtataactgaatcactttactgtacagcagaaatt
This is a stretch of genomic DNA from Budorcas taxicolor isolate Tak-1 chromosome 17, Takin1.1, whole genome shotgun sequence. It encodes these proteins:
- the CRYBB3 gene encoding beta-crystallin B3; this encodes MAEQHSAPEQAAAGKSHGGLGGSYKAIVYEMENFQGKRCELTAECPNLTESLLEKVGSIQVESGPWLAFERRAFRGEQYVLEKGDYPRWDAWSNSHHSDSLLSLRPLHIDGPDHKLHLFENPAFGGRKMEIVDDDVPSLWAHGFQDRVASVRAINGTWVGYEFPGYRGRQYVFERGEYRHWNEWDANQPQLQSVRRIRDQKWHKRGVFLSS